Below is a window of Candidatus Desulfatibia profunda DNA.
AGCCACAGATACGTTGTCAAATAAACGCCAAAAGGTGCTCCGGAAAGATTGTCCATTACATATCCGAGAGTAATGATAACCGGTATACTTTCACGCGTGGAACGGAAAAGGCCGAGGTAAATAACAAATGGAAAAAACATATCATAAAAGCTATCGAACAACCGAAAATAAGGCATAATTGTTGTCTGAAATACCAGCAAACACATAAAAGTAAATACATATAAAACGTACGTCATTTCAGGTTCCCAAAATCATGCTCAGGAGGATTCAATACAACCAAAACCTCTTCAAGTTTTTCAAAATCCACAAATGGAATCACGGTCACTTCTTGAAAGATGCCTGAATTTTTCCGGATAACTTCTGAAACGTGTCCCACCCCTAGACCTTTGGGATAAACACCATCCAATCCGGACGAAACAACCCTGACACCGACACGAACGTCATCCTTGCGCAAAACATATTTAAAAAGACAGCGTCCCCAAGATTCGCCCTTAATGATTCCGCGAGCCCGTGTATCTTGAACCACGGCATCGACTGCGCTGTTCGGGTCAATAATGAGCAAAACTTTGGAATAATGGGTTGAAACATCCATAACCTGTCCGGCGACCCCTTCGGGGATCACGACTGCCATCCCCTTTTTGACACCGTCATCTTTGCCTTTGTCGATGATGATGGTTTTATACCAGGGAGAAGGATCCTTACCAATGACTTCAGCAGCAAGGACTTGATGGTTCATTGATTTTTGAAAGTCGAGCAAATTTCGAAGACGAATGTTGGCAAGATTAAGCTCGCTGCTCCGGTTATGTTCCTCAACAGCGTAACTGATGGCTTTCTTTAATTTGTCATTCTCTTTGGCTACTGAAACTAAAAAAAAATAGTGGTTCCATAAATCTCTGGCAAAACGAATCGACCGGGTAACAACTTCCTGAAAAGGCGCCACCAGCACAATAGCAACACGACCGGGCCCAAAAGAAGTGTAGCGGCGGCTTGTCACAGAAAGGGCTATGATGTTGGCGGCGATCAGCACAACCACGCCAATAATCATGACCATCTTTTTCGGGAACATTAAACTATGTAATTACAACTTGTTTGAGGATTTCAAGGCTGTCGAGCGCCAGACCAGAGCCGAGAGCCACCGTCAATAACGGATTTTCTGTAATTGTTATCGGTAGGCTAGTTTCCTCCCTGAGGAGTTTATCCAAATTTTTCAGCAGCGCCCCTCCACCAGTTAATACAATCCCCCGGTCAACGATGTCGGCAGCTAGTTCGGGGGGGGTTTGTTCCAGTGCAATCTTTACAGTTTCGACAATGGCGTCAATCTGCTCGGCAATTGCTACACGTATTTCTTCTGAATCTATAGCGAGAATCTTGGGAATTCCGGAAGCAAGATCTCTCCCTTTGACTTCCAGGGTTTCCACATCCTCCGGATCGGGATATGCATTCCCGATGGTTGTTTTAATGATCTCGGCTGTCCTTTCACCGATCAAAAGGTTATATTTCCGTTTGATATATTGAATAATGGCGGCATCCATCTTGTCACCGGCCACCCGAATCGATCTGCTGTAGACAATTCCAGCCAGAGAAATTACAGCAACTTCGGTTGTGCCGCCGCCGATATCAACTACCATATTGCAAACGGGTTCGGTAATCGGCAACCCGGCTCCGATAGCCGCAGCCATCGGCTCTTCGATAAGAAATACTTCGCGGGCCCCTGCCGATTCCGCTGATTCCCTGACGGCACGCTTTTCAACCTGGGTAATACCGGACGGCACTGCAATAATAATTCTGGGTCTGACAAATGTTCGCCGATTGTGAACCTTGTGTATAAAATGACGGAGCATCGCTTCGGTAATTTCAAAATCGGCGATAACACCATCGCGCATGGGGCGTATCGCTACAATATGCCCGGGAGTCCTTCCCAG
It encodes the following:
- a CDS encoding rod shape-determining protein, with translation MNLFVDKILGAFSSDLAIDLGTANTLVYVKGKGIVLNEPSVVAVRTDNRMKNRVLAVGSEAKNMLGRTPGHIVAIRPMRDGVIADFEITEAMLRHFIHKVHNRRTFVRPRIIIAVPSGITQVEKRAVRESAESAGAREVFLIEEPMAAAIGAGLPITEPVCNMVVDIGGGTTEVAVISLAGIVYSRSIRVAGDKMDAAIIQYIKRKYNLLIGERTAEIIKTTIGNAYPDPEDVETLEVKGRDLASGIPKILAIDSEEIRVAIAEQIDAIVETVKIALEQTPPELAADIVDRGIVLTGGGALLKNLDKLLREETSLPITITENPLLTVALGSGLALDSLEILKQVVIT
- the mreC gene encoding rod shape-determining protein MreC — encoded protein: MIIGVVVLIAANIIALSVTSRRYTSFGPGRVAIVLVAPFQEVVTRSIRFARDLWNHYFFLVSVAKENDKLKKAISYAVEEHNRSSELNLANIRLRNLLDFQKSMNHQVLAAEVIGKDPSPWYKTIIIDKGKDDGVKKGMAVVIPEGVAGQVMDVSTHYSKVLLIIDPNSAVDAVVQDTRARGIIKGESWGRCLFKYVLRKDDVRVGVRVVSSGLDGVYPKGLGVGHVSEVIRKNSGIFQEVTVIPFVDFEKLEEVLVVLNPPEHDFGNLK